From Mesorhizobium sp. Pch-S:
CTGTTGCCAACCGCGACGATCGTATCACCCCGCGGCGATGTGTCGGAGTTCGGCGCGGCGCGGTTTTTTCGCCGCACCGGCGAAGGTGTCTACGATATGGACGATCTGGCCCGGGCGACCGCCAAGATGGCCGATTTCGTTCAGTCGCATATCTCGGCGGTGCAGCCATCGGCGGTGTTCGGGCTGGGTTATTCCAATGGAGCCAACATCCTGGCGTCGCTGGTCTTCGAGCAGCCGAATCTGTTCGATGCCGCGGTGTTGATGCACCCGCTGATCCCGTTCGAGCCGCAGGTGAACGGTAGTCTCGCAGAGAGCCACATCCTCATCACCGCCGGCCGGCGCGATCCCATCTGTCCACCTAACCTCACCAGCCGGCTCGACGCCTATTTGCGCGCGGCAGGTGCAGATGTCACAGTGGAATGGCACGAGGGCGGCCACGAGGTGCGGCCGAACGAGATCGAAGCGGCGAGGCGGCTTTTCGCCGCCGAGCCTGTGAAAGGAGCATAGCCATGGTCGAAGCGTTGCCCGAGATCGAACTCGAAGATCATGGCTCCAAGGGACGCTACGTGCTGCGTGGCGCTGGCGGCGCCGAAGCCGAGATGACGTTCACCAAGGTCGGTGAACACAGGATCATCATCGACCACACCGAGGTTCCGGATGCATTTCGTGGGCAGGGTGCAGGTCTCAGGCTGGTGACACGGGCCGTTGAGGATGCGCGCGCTTCGCAAAAGAAGATCATTCCGCTTTGTCCGTTTGCGGCAGCGCAGTTTCGTCGCCATGCGGAATGGGCTGATGTTCTTGCCACATAGGACCCCATATCGTTCGCCTCAACGAATTTTGACGTGGATTTGAGATCTCTGTCGCGTAACAAATCGCCATGTCGACGCGAACACTCCAGGAGCGGTGCCTGTGGCGGGCATGAATGAAGCCGAGCTTGCCCGCCTGATGCGGGCGGCCACCGCAGGCGATGAGAAAGCCTATGCCGAGTTCCTGCGCGGAACCGCAGCGATCGTTCGCGGCTTTGCGCGGCGCAAGATCGTGCAGGGCGGTGTCGATCCCGAGGATGTCGTGCAGGAGACTTTGCTGGCCATTCATCTCAAGCGGCATACCTGGCGTCAGGATGCGCCGATCCTGCCGTGGATCTACGCCATCGCCCGCTTCAAGCTGATCGATGCTTTTCGCCGTCGTGGTCGACACATCGAAGTGGCTGTGGATGATTTTGCCGAAACGCTGGCCGAACCGGAGCAGGAAACGGTCAGCGAACGCGACATGGGTCGCGCGCTCGACAGTCTGCCTCCAGGGCAGCGTTCGGTGGTGTCATCGATTTCCGTCGATGGCCATTCGATCGGCGAGACGGCGAAAAAGCTCGGCATGAATGAGACGGCGGTACGGGTGGCGTTGCATCGTGGGCTGGCGGCCATCGCCAAGCGGTTCGCGCGAGGCTGAGATGAACACGGACGAATTGATCAAGACGCTGGGCGCTGATGTCAAAACGACGGCCATGCCGCTTGGCAGGATGTGGCTTGTCGTGCTGGCATTTGCGGCGGTCGCCGCAGCCGCCGTGTTCTTCATGACGATCGGCATGCGGCCCGATTTCATGCAGGCGATGCAGACGATCCGCTTCCTCTTCAAGTTCGTCTTCACGATCACCCTGGCAATCACCGCTTTCCTGGCGCTGCGGATGCTGGCAATGCCGGGGGCACCGGCAGGCAGATATGGCCGCTGGCTGCTGGTCGCGCCATTCCTCATGGCTGCCGCCGTCGTTCTTGAATTGTTTGCGATGCCGTCGAGCGACTGGGGTAAACGTCTCGTGGGCAACAATATGATGATCTGCCTGTCGTTCATCCCGTTGATCGGTCTTGTTCCTCTTGCAGCTCTCCTGGTTGCCTTGAAACAGGCTGCGCCCACGAGGCCGGCCCTGTCAGGCGCGGTCGCGGGATTGCTGGCCGGTGCCCTGGCGGCCACGTTTTATGCGGCACACTGCACGGACGACTCTCCGCTGTTCGTGGCGACCTGGTACAGTCTGGCCATTGCTGCCCTGGGCGGGATCGGAGCGCTGGCCGGCCGCTTTTTCCTGCGTTGGTAAAGCGGAAGATAAAACAGTGAAATCTTATAGATGCAGACTGTTGCGCGGTTGCTTCACGACACCTTTAAATGGTGGACGCGCCCTCTATGCAATCATTGCTTAAATGAGATACTCCATAGTGGAGGTGAAGGGATGCGCCTAGGTAGATAACGTTGTGACGTTTCACCAGTACGAGGGACGTGCTCCGGGCAGGTATCTTTCAGCGATTGTGCTGGGCTTGGGGTTCTGGTTAGCGGCGGTGGTTTCGATCCTGCTGTCGCGGGTTGGCGACGGTGTCGCCACGATCTGGCTGGCTTCAGCCTTCGCTTTCGTGATGCTGGCCAGACGCAGATATGTCACCAGCTGGATCGACTACGCAGCCATCGCGCTCGCCACACTGGCTTCCAATGTCGCTTTCGGATCGTCCTGGAAGATGGGCGTATTGTTCGCCGTGATCAACGGCGGCCATACCGCACTATCGCTCTGGCTGGTCGACCGTTTTGCAGGTGGCTTGCCGGTGAAAACCGACGCGCCGGCCCGAACGTTCTCGCTCATTCTTTTTCTGACTGCGGTGCTGACTGATGCGATTACCGGCCTGGCTTTTGCCGGGGTCACGTATTTTCTGCATGGCTGGCCGATTATCCCTACCGCCTGGACGTTTCTCGCCAGCAACGCGCTGGGGTTCGCACTGCTCTTGCCGCTGCTGATGTATGCGTCACGCTCCGAAGTCGCGGCGGTACTCAAGCCGCAAGCCGTGCTGCGCGTCGTGCTGGTGGCGGCAATCTGTGCCGGCCTTGCTTATCTGGCACTCAGCCAGAGCCGCTTCCCGTTCGCGCTGGCAATGCTTCCCTTGATGATCATCGCGCCAAGACTGGCTCATCTCGAGTTGGCGCTCGTTTGCGGTGTGACAGGAATTACATGCGTTGCCGTGGCGATGAGCGGCTTCATGCCGGGCATCAATGGCGGCGTCGAGATGTTGAGCGACGGCTTTCAGGTCTCGGTGGCCATCATCGTTTCGACACCGTTCATGGTCGGCTTGTTCATCAAGCAGATCAGCGAAGATCATGCACGCCTGGCCGAGACGGAAACACGCTGGAATTTTGCTCTTGCCAGTGCCGGGCAAGGCGTCTGGGACGCCGACATGCGCAACAACACCGTTCATTACTCGGCGACGTGGAAGCACATGCTCGGCTATGAGGAGCACGAACTGGGCAACGATCCGGACCTGTGGCTTGAACTTGCGCATCCGGACGATGTTGCGCGCATGGCTGCAGCCGATCGAGACCACATGGAAGGACGCACGCTCGAATACAAACTTGAATACCGCATGCGTCATAAAAGCGGACGCTGGATCTGGGTGGAGGATCACGGCAAGGCGATCGAACGAGAACCTGACGGAGCCGTCGCGCGGGCGATCGGATCGATGACCGATATCACCGAGCGCAAGGAGGCCGAAGAGCGGTTGATGGTTTCGGCAGCCCTTCTTGCCGACGAGAAGGAGCGGCTGCGTGTCATGCTGCAGTCGATCGGAGATGCCGTCATCGGCACCGACGCCGAAAACCGCATCACCTTCATGAACCCTGTTGCGGAAAAGCTGACGGGGACCACCAGCCTGGCTTCACTCGGTAAACCACTTGGCTTCGTCTACCGTGCCGTGGATGAGGAGACCGGACGTCGGCTCGACGAGCCGCATCTGGCAGACAACAGGCTGGAACGAACCGAGCAGAACAGCCGGGCACTTCTCACGCGAAACGACGGCACACGCTTCAGCATCCGCCAGATGGTATCGCCGATCCTGAATGAACTGAACGAGTTCAGCGGTTCCGTCATCGTCTTCCAGGATTTCACCGATGCACGCACCTTGCAGCGGCAGCTCGCTTATGCCGCCACCCACGATGCGCTGACCGGCCTGGCCAACCGCCCCAGCTTCATACGGACGGTGGAGGACCTGCTCGACAGGGCCAGAAAGGACGCATCACACTACCAGTTGATGTTCATCGATCTCGACCACTTCAAGCCAGTCAATGATACCAGCGGCCACGCTGCCGGCGATGCGCTGTTGCAGAAAGTGGCTGCAACGATCAAGGCGGCGCTGGCACCGACGGATATCGTGGCCAGGTTTGGTGGCGACGAATTCTCGGCCGTGCTGATGTCGCCTTCCCCTGTCGAGGGCGAGCGTGCAGCCCTGGCGGTTCTCGATGCCGTTAGCGCGCTGGAATTCAGCTGGGAAGGCCAGACGCATCGCGTGTCTTCCAGCATCGGTCTCACGTCGATTGCAGCGGATTCCGGTGAAGCCAACGAAATCATCGCGAGGGCTGATGCGGCCTGCTACGCGGCCAAAGCGGCGGGCCGCAATTGCGCGTTCGTCGCGCTGGCTGGTTCCGAAGCAGGCGTTGCGATTCCGATGACGCGGGTGGCGACGGGAACCTGAACAACGGAAATGCGCGCTAGAGCAATTCAGCGGTTCTGCGCCAGGAATTGCGTAAAAACAAAGAGTTAGAGCGTTTCCGCGAAAAGCGGGAACGCTTGGATCAGCGCGTCGGCACCGGATGTTCGCCGCGATAATCGTAGAAGCCGCGGCCGGACTTGCGGCCAAGCCAACCGGCCTCGACATATTTCACCAGCAGCGGACAAGGACGATATTTGGAATCCGACAGGCCTTCGTGCAGCACCTGCATGATCGACAGACAGGTATCGAGGCCTATGAAGTCGGCAAGCTGCAGCGGCCCCATTGGATGGTTGGCGCCAAGCTTCATGGCGGTGTCGATGGCTTCGACCGTGCCGACGCCTTCGTAAAGCGTGTAGATCGCCTCGTTGATCATCGGCAACAGGATGCGATTGACGATGAAGGCCGGGAAATCCTCGGAGACGGTGATCGTCTTGTCGAGCTGCTTCACATAGGCCTTGGCCAGCTCGAAGGTCTGATCCTCGGTCGCGATGCCGCGCACCAGTTCGACCAGTTTCATGACCGGCACGGGATTCATGAAGTGGATGCCGATGAACCGCTCCGGCCGATCGGTCTGGGCGGCAAGGCGCGTGATCGAGATCGAAGACGTGTTGGTGGCAAGCACGGCCGTCGGATTGAGCTGCGGGCAGAGCTGCGCGTAGATCTTGCGCTTCACCGTCTCATCTTCGGTGGCCGCCTCGATGACCAGGTCTGCAGCGGCGAGATCGGCCATGGCCGCGGCGGAACCGATGCGCGAAACAGCGTCCTTGCGTTCCTTTTCGTCGAGCTTGCCGGAAGCGACCTGACGGGCCAGATTGCCGCTGATCGTGGCGATACCCTTCTCGATGCGATCGACGGAGACATCATACAGCAGGACGTTGTAGCCGGCCAATGCCGAGACGTGGGCGATGCCGCCCCCCATCTGGCCCGCACCGATAATGCCGATCGTTTCGATCTTGCCGGTCATTCTTTTATCCCGCCAATGCTTCTTCTTGGTTTTGTGCAATGCAAACTAAATGGCCGGGGTAGGTTTCGTCTACCCCGGCCACCACATTTAATACCGATCCAGAAAGAGCGTCAAAGCGCCTTCTGAAGTTCCGGCAGCACCTGGAAGAGATCGCCGACGATACCGTAGTCGGCAACCTGGAAGATCGGCGCTTCCTCGTCCTTGTTGATGGCGACGATGACCTTGGAATCCTTCATGCCGGCGAGATGCTGGATGGCACCGGAGATGCCGCAGGCGATGTAGAGGTCTGGCGCCACCACCTTGCCGGTCTGGCCGACCTGCCAGTCATTGGGGGCATAGCCGGCATCGACCGCCGCGCGGCTGGCGCCGACGGCGGCACCCAGCTTGTCGGCCACGGGAAGGATGACTTCCTGGAATTTTTCGGCTGAACCAAGTGCGCGGCCGCCCGAGATGATGATCTTCGCCGACGTCAGTTCCGGTCGGTCGCTTTCCGACAGCTTGTTCTCGACAAAGGTCGAGAGGCCGGGGTTTGCGGCAGCCGAGACAGTGTCAACCGAAGCAGAGCCACCTTCCGGCGCGGCCTGGAAAGAGGCGGTGCGCACGGTGATCACCTTCTTGCCGTCGGTTGCCTGCACCGTCTGGATGGCGTTGCCGGCATAGATCGGGCGCTTGAAAGTATCGGCCGAAATGACCTCGATGATTTCCGAGATCTGAGCGACGTCGAGCAACGCAGCGACGCGTGGCGAGACGTTCTTGCCGGTGGAAGTGGCCGCGGCGACGATGGTGTCGTAGTTGCCGGCCAATGAGACGACGAGAGCGGCGGTCGGCTCGGCGAGGCGCTCAGC
This genomic window contains:
- a CDS encoding sigma-70 family RNA polymerase sigma factor; translation: MAGMNEAELARLMRAATAGDEKAYAEFLRGTAAIVRGFARRKIVQGGVDPEDVVQETLLAIHLKRHTWRQDAPILPWIYAIARFKLIDAFRRRGRHIEVAVDDFAETLAEPEQETVSERDMGRALDSLPPGQRSVVSSISVDGHSIGETAKKLGMNETAVRVALHRGLAAIAKRFARG
- a CDS encoding electron transfer flavoprotein subunit alpha/FixB family protein, with amino-acid sequence MAILLIAEHDNASLSDQTAKALSAALKIGSDVDVLVAGKGAKAAADAAAKLKGVRKVLLAEADELAERLAEPTAALVVSLAGNYDTIVAAATSTGKNVSPRVAALLDVAQISEIIEVISADTFKRPIYAGNAIQTVQATDGKKVITVRTASFQAAPEGGSASVDTVSAAANPGLSTFVENKLSESDRPELTSAKIIISGGRALGSAEKFQEVILPVADKLGAAVGASRAAVDAGYAPNDWQVGQTGKVVAPDLYIACGISGAIQHLAGMKDSKVIVAINKDEEAPIFQVADYGIVGDLFQVLPELQKAL
- a CDS encoding alpha/beta hydrolase; the encoded protein is MSSSSYIHEILPGAPRGPMLFVFHGTGGDERQFLAFGRELLPTATIVSPRGDVSEFGAARFFRRTGEGVYDMDDLARATAKMADFVQSHISAVQPSAVFGLGYSNGANILASLVFEQPNLFDAAVLMHPLIPFEPQVNGSLAESHILITAGRRDPICPPNLTSRLDAYLRAAGADVTVEWHEGGHEVRPNEIEAARRLFAAEPVKGA
- a CDS encoding 3-hydroxybutyryl-CoA dehydrogenase produces the protein MTGKIETIGIIGAGQMGGGIAHVSALAGYNVLLYDVSVDRIEKGIATISGNLARQVASGKLDEKERKDAVSRIGSAAAMADLAAADLVIEAATEDETVKRKIYAQLCPQLNPTAVLATNTSSISITRLAAQTDRPERFIGIHFMNPVPVMKLVELVRGIATEDQTFELAKAYVKQLDKTITVSEDFPAFIVNRILLPMINEAIYTLYEGVGTVEAIDTAMKLGANHPMGPLQLADFIGLDTCLSIMQVLHEGLSDSKYRPCPLLVKYVEAGWLGRKSGRGFYDYRGEHPVPTR
- a CDS encoding NrsF family protein; this encodes MNTDELIKTLGADVKTTAMPLGRMWLVVLAFAAVAAAAVFFMTIGMRPDFMQAMQTIRFLFKFVFTITLAITAFLALRMLAMPGAPAGRYGRWLLVAPFLMAAAVVLELFAMPSSDWGKRLVGNNMMICLSFIPLIGLVPLAALLVALKQAAPTRPALSGAVAGLLAGALAATFYAAHCTDDSPLFVATWYSLAIAALGGIGALAGRFFLRW
- a CDS encoding GNAT family N-acetyltransferase produces the protein MVEALPEIELEDHGSKGRYVLRGAGGAEAEMTFTKVGEHRIIIDHTEVPDAFRGQGAGLRLVTRAVEDARASQKKIIPLCPFAAAQFRRHAEWADVLAT
- a CDS encoding diguanylate cyclase; the encoded protein is MGFWLAAVVSILLSRVGDGVATIWLASAFAFVMLARRRYVTSWIDYAAIALATLASNVAFGSSWKMGVLFAVINGGHTALSLWLVDRFAGGLPVKTDAPARTFSLILFLTAVLTDAITGLAFAGVTYFLHGWPIIPTAWTFLASNALGFALLLPLLMYASRSEVAAVLKPQAVLRVVLVAAICAGLAYLALSQSRFPFALAMLPLMIIAPRLAHLELALVCGVTGITCVAVAMSGFMPGINGGVEMLSDGFQVSVAIIVSTPFMVGLFIKQISEDHARLAETETRWNFALASAGQGVWDADMRNNTVHYSATWKHMLGYEEHELGNDPDLWLELAHPDDVARMAAADRDHMEGRTLEYKLEYRMRHKSGRWIWVEDHGKAIEREPDGAVARAIGSMTDITERKEAEERLMVSAALLADEKERLRVMLQSIGDAVIGTDAENRITFMNPVAEKLTGTTSLASLGKPLGFVYRAVDEETGRRLDEPHLADNRLERTEQNSRALLTRNDGTRFSIRQMVSPILNELNEFSGSVIVFQDFTDARTLQRQLAYAATHDALTGLANRPSFIRTVEDLLDRARKDASHYQLMFIDLDHFKPVNDTSGHAAGDALLQKVAATIKAALAPTDIVARFGGDEFSAVLMSPSPVEGERAALAVLDAVSALEFSWEGQTHRVSSSIGLTSIAADSGEANEIIARADAACYAAKAAGRNCAFVALAGSEAGVAIPMTRVATGT